One region of Trinickia violacea genomic DNA includes:
- a CDS encoding penicillin-binding protein 1A: MQSSPPTSPSTAPKKRKHPLWLKLLLGFAGLVAAFVVCVGLVLGYALVVARPNLPSIDALTDYRPKVPLRVYTADHVLIGEFGEERRDVVHIQDVPDYLKKAVLAIEDARFYDHGGVDLTGIARAGIVALTNGHATQGASTITMQVARNFFLSSEKTYTRKIYEMLLAYKIESKLTKDQILEVYMNQIYLGQRAYGFASAARVYFGKDLKDITLAEAAMLAGLPKAPSAYNPVVNPNRAKVRQEYILQRMLELHYITQAQYDDAVKQPLVVKGLGREFSVHAEYVAEMVRQMMVAQYREEAYTRGLNVVTTIDSADQDVAYRALRRGLMDYERRHGYRGPEAFINLPADASEREQAIDDALAEHPDNGEIIAAVVTSATPKEVQAAFIDGNVATITGDGLRFVAFALGPRAQPNQRIRDGAVVRLIKNSDGSWAITQLPQVEGAFVSVVPQDGAIRALVGGFDFNKNKFNHVTQAWRQPGSSFKPFIYSASLDKGLGPATIINDAPLFFSAAETGGQPWEPKNYGGGFEGPMTMRTALQKSRNLVSIRILSQIGTKYAQQYITRFGFDADRHPAYLPMALGAGLVTPLQMASAYSVFANGGYRINPYLIAEVTDPSGNILARSQPIIAEQNAPRAIDGRNAYVMNSLLQSVAQRGTGAKTNVLKRTDLAGKTGTTNDSRDAWFAGYQHTLTAIAWIGYDNPRSLGDRETGGGLALPVWIDYMGQTLKGVPEYKMPMSDDVVSIDGELYFSEFTPGNGFLASVGVSQAPADGEVVDSASQAMPEHVGDQEKQDIMNLFRGR; the protein is encoded by the coding sequence ATGCAATCCTCCCCCCCAACGTCTCCGTCAACCGCCCCGAAGAAGCGCAAACATCCGTTGTGGCTGAAGCTGCTGCTCGGTTTTGCCGGTCTCGTCGCCGCGTTCGTCGTCTGCGTGGGGCTCGTGCTCGGCTATGCGCTCGTGGTCGCACGCCCGAACCTGCCGTCGATCGACGCGCTCACCGACTATCGCCCGAAGGTGCCGCTGCGCGTCTACACGGCCGATCACGTCCTGATCGGCGAGTTCGGCGAAGAGCGCCGCGACGTCGTGCACATTCAGGACGTGCCCGACTATCTGAAGAAAGCGGTCCTCGCGATCGAGGACGCGCGCTTTTACGATCACGGCGGCGTCGATTTGACCGGCATCGCGCGCGCCGGCATCGTCGCACTGACGAACGGCCATGCGACGCAGGGCGCCAGCACGATCACGATGCAGGTCGCGCGCAATTTCTTCCTCTCGAGCGAAAAGACCTACACGCGCAAGATTTACGAGATGCTGCTCGCCTACAAGATCGAGTCGAAGCTGACCAAGGATCAGATTCTCGAGGTGTACATGAATCAGATCTACCTCGGCCAGCGCGCATACGGTTTCGCGAGCGCGGCGCGCGTCTATTTCGGCAAGGACCTGAAGGACATCACGCTCGCCGAAGCGGCGATGCTCGCCGGCTTGCCGAAAGCGCCTTCCGCGTACAACCCGGTCGTCAATCCGAATCGCGCGAAGGTGCGGCAGGAGTACATCCTGCAACGGATGCTGGAGCTGCACTACATCACTCAGGCACAGTACGACGACGCCGTGAAGCAGCCGCTCGTCGTCAAGGGCTTGGGCAGGGAATTCAGCGTGCACGCCGAGTACGTCGCCGAAATGGTGCGCCAGATGATGGTCGCGCAATACCGCGAGGAGGCGTACACGCGCGGTCTGAACGTCGTCACGACGATCGATTCGGCGGATCAGGACGTCGCGTATCGGGCGCTGCGCCGCGGGCTGATGGACTACGAGCGGCGGCACGGCTACCGCGGCCCGGAAGCGTTCATCAATCTGCCCGCGGACGCGAGCGAGCGCGAACAGGCCATCGACGACGCGCTCGCCGAACATCCGGACAACGGAGAAATCATTGCGGCGGTCGTGACGTCGGCCACCCCGAAGGAGGTGCAAGCGGCCTTCATCGACGGCAATGTGGCGACGATCACCGGCGACGGCCTGCGCTTCGTCGCCTTCGCGCTCGGTCCGCGCGCGCAGCCGAATCAGCGCATTCGGGACGGCGCGGTCGTGCGCCTCATCAAGAACAGCGACGGCAGTTGGGCGATCACGCAGTTACCGCAAGTCGAAGGCGCATTCGTTTCGGTCGTGCCGCAGGACGGCGCGATTCGCGCGCTCGTCGGCGGCTTCGACTTCAACAAGAACAAGTTCAACCACGTGACGCAGGCGTGGCGCCAGCCGGGTTCGAGCTTCAAGCCGTTCATCTACTCGGCGTCGCTCGACAAGGGACTTGGCCCCGCCACCATCATCAACGACGCGCCGCTCTTTTTCAGCGCGGCCGAAACCGGCGGTCAGCCGTGGGAGCCGAAGAACTACGGCGGCGGCTTCGAAGGCCCGATGACGATGCGCACGGCGCTGCAAAAGTCGCGCAACTTGGTATCGATCCGCATCCTGTCGCAAATCGGCACGAAGTACGCGCAGCAATACATCACGCGCTTCGGCTTCGACGCGGACCGTCACCCTGCGTATTTGCCGATGGCGCTCGGCGCGGGTCTCGTCACGCCGCTGCAAATGGCGAGCGCGTATTCGGTGTTCGCGAACGGCGGTTACCGGATCAACCCGTATCTGATCGCCGAAGTCACCGACCCGTCCGGAAACATCCTCGCCCGCTCGCAGCCGATCATCGCCGAGCAAAATGCCCCGCGCGCGATCGACGGGCGCAACGCGTACGTCATGAACAGCCTGCTGCAAAGCGTCGCGCAGCGCGGCACCGGCGCCAAGACGAACGTGCTCAAGCGCACCGACCTCGCGGGCAAGACCGGCACCACCAACGATTCGCGCGACGCCTGGTTCGCCGGCTACCAGCACACGCTGACGGCCATCGCTTGGATCGGCTACGACAATCCGCGCAGCCTCGGCGACCGCGAAACCGGCGGCGGCCTCGCGCTGCCGGTGTGGATCGACTACATGGGGCAGACGCTCAAGGGCGTGCCCGAATACAAGATGCCGATGTCGGACGACGTCGTATCGATCGACGGCGAACTGTATTTCAGCGAATTCACGCCGGGCAACGGCTTTCTCGCGAGCGTAGGCGTCAGTCAGGCTCCGGCCGATGGCGAAGTCGTCGATTCAGCCTCGCAAGCGATGCCGGAGCATGTGGGCGATCAGGAAAAGCAGGACATCATGAACCTGTTCCGCGGCCGCTGA
- the cyaY gene encoding iron donor protein CyaY, with protein MTDSEYLTRAEAVLAAIERASDDIDADIEFERTGNVLTLEFENKTKIIVNLQPPMHEIWIAAKAGGFHFKFVDGEWRDTRSGQEFFTALSQYASQQAGEPVEFRE; from the coding sequence ATGACCGACAGTGAATACCTGACCCGCGCGGAAGCCGTTCTGGCCGCGATTGAGCGCGCATCGGACGATATCGACGCCGATATCGAATTCGAACGCACGGGCAATGTTCTGACGCTCGAATTCGAGAACAAAACGAAGATCATCGTGAATCTTCAGCCGCCGATGCATGAGATCTGGATCGCGGCGAAGGCCGGCGGTTTTCATTTCAAGTTTGTCGACGGCGAATGGCGCGACACGCGCAGCGGCCAGGAATTCTTTACCGCGCTTTCGCAATATGCGTCGCAGCAGGCCGGCGAGCCTGTCGAGTTCCGGGAGTGA
- the lptM gene encoding LPS translocon maturation chaperone LptM, translating to MRVVLRMSAIVAALALTTAALGGCGQRGPLYMPTVPPLPKKPTDQMEPPPSDVKPDAETGAIPASGATGAASDTSSTPLSLSPDSRLGTTTSTAKPASSPASGSSQDQ from the coding sequence ATGCGAGTCGTTTTGAGGATGAGCGCGATTGTAGCGGCTTTGGCTCTCACCACCGCTGCGCTTGGCGGCTGCGGGCAACGCGGGCCGCTCTACATGCCGACCGTCCCGCCGCTGCCGAAGAAGCCCACCGACCAAATGGAACCGCCCCCATCCGACGTGAAGCCGGATGCGGAAACGGGTGCGATCCCAGCCTCCGGCGCAACGGGCGCCGCTTCCGATACGTCGTCCACCCCGCTCTCGCTTTCGCCGGACAGCCGACTCGGCACGACGACGAGCACGGCCAAGCCAGCGTCCAGCCCCGCTTCGGGTTCGTCCCAAGATCAATAG
- the lysA gene encoding diaminopimelate decarboxylase, which yields MSQSAFAFVDGVLHAEGVSAVSLAEQFGTPLYVYSRAALTQAYQAYANACAGRRASVHVAVKANSNLAVLNVFARLGAGFDIVSSGELARVLAAGGKAENTVFSGVGKSAGEMREALAAGVKCFNVESIPELDRLNAVAASMGKTAPVSLRVNPDVDPKTHPYISTGLKANKFGVAFDDARATYRAAASMPNLHVVGIDCHIGSQITEISPYLDAVDRLLELVEQIEADGTKIHHIDVGGGLGIQYDTETPPDIGEFVKTLLDHIDARGHGHREVFFEPGRSVTGNAGILLTRVEFLKPGEEKNFAIVDAAMNDLARPAMYQAFHAIEPAVTRDAAAHVYDVVGPVCESGDWLGRDRQLAIEAGDLLAIRSAGAYGFVMSSNYNTRPRAAEVMVDGNDAHVVRARENVKDLFAGETVLPK from the coding sequence ATGAGTCAATCCGCATTCGCCTTCGTCGACGGCGTGCTGCACGCCGAAGGTGTGTCCGCCGTCTCGCTTGCCGAGCAATTCGGCACCCCCCTGTACGTGTATTCGCGCGCGGCGCTGACGCAGGCCTACCAGGCTTATGCGAACGCGTGCGCGGGACGGCGCGCGTCGGTGCACGTCGCCGTGAAAGCGAACAGCAACCTCGCGGTGTTGAACGTATTCGCACGCCTCGGCGCGGGCTTCGACATCGTATCCAGCGGCGAGCTCGCGCGCGTGCTCGCGGCCGGCGGCAAAGCGGAGAACACCGTGTTCTCGGGCGTCGGCAAGAGCGCCGGGGAAATGCGCGAGGCTCTCGCCGCGGGCGTGAAGTGCTTCAACGTCGAATCGATTCCGGAACTCGACCGGCTCAACGCGGTGGCTGCGTCGATGGGCAAGACGGCGCCCGTCTCGCTGCGCGTGAATCCCGATGTCGATCCGAAAACGCATCCGTACATTTCGACCGGCCTCAAAGCCAACAAATTCGGCGTCGCGTTCGACGATGCGCGTGCGACCTACCGCGCCGCGGCCTCGATGCCGAACCTGCACGTAGTCGGCATCGACTGCCATATCGGGTCGCAAATCACCGAGATCTCCCCGTACCTCGATGCCGTCGATCGGCTCCTCGAACTCGTCGAGCAGATCGAGGCGGACGGTACGAAGATTCACCACATCGACGTCGGCGGCGGCCTCGGCATCCAGTACGACACGGAAACGCCGCCCGACATCGGCGAATTCGTGAAGACGCTGCTCGACCACATCGACGCGCGCGGCCACGGCCATCGCGAGGTGTTCTTCGAGCCGGGCCGCTCGGTCACGGGCAATGCGGGCATCCTGCTGACGCGCGTCGAATTCCTGAAGCCGGGCGAAGAGAAGAACTTTGCGATCGTCGATGCCGCGATGAACGATCTCGCCCGCCCCGCGATGTATCAGGCGTTCCACGCGATCGAACCCGCCGTGACGCGCGACGCGGCGGCGCACGTGTATGACGTGGTTGGCCCTGTCTGCGAAAGCGGCGACTGGCTCGGCCGCGACCGGCAACTGGCGATCGAAGCGGGCGACCTGCTCGCGATCCGCTCGGCCGGTGCGTATGGGTTCGTGATGAGCTCGAACTACAACACGCGTCCGCGAGCCGCCGAGGTGATGGTCGACGGCAACGACGCGCACGTCGTGCGTGCGCGCGAAAACGTGAAGGACCTGTTCGCCGGCGAGACGGTGCTGCCGAAGTAA
- the msrQ gene encoding protein-methionine-sulfoxide reductase heme-binding subunit MsrQ, translating to MQTTVTSQGSGNARPAKAASAARPAARKGERWIAPAKIAVFIAAWYPLARIVLFGLTDRLGANPIEFITRSTGLWTLVFLCITLAVTPLRRLTGVNALLRFRRMLGLYAFFYATLHFTTYIWFDKWFDVAAMLKDVGKRPFITVGFAAFLLLIPLAATSPRAMARKLGRHWQQLHRAIYAIAGLAILHFWWMKAGKHDLILPKIYGAIVIALLGWRLLVWVRGRFFERQRL from the coding sequence ATGCAAACCACCGTCACCAGTCAAGGCAGCGGGAACGCTCGCCCTGCGAAGGCGGCGTCGGCGGCACGCCCGGCCGCGCGCAAGGGCGAACGCTGGATCGCGCCCGCCAAGATCGCGGTTTTCATTGCGGCCTGGTATCCGCTCGCTCGCATCGTGCTGTTCGGACTGACCGACCGGCTCGGCGCGAACCCGATCGAATTCATCACGCGCTCGACCGGCCTTTGGACGCTCGTCTTCCTCTGCATCACGCTGGCCGTCACGCCGCTGCGCCGTCTCACAGGCGTGAACGCGCTGCTGCGTTTTCGTCGCATGCTCGGGCTCTACGCGTTCTTCTATGCGACGCTCCACTTCACGACCTATATCTGGTTCGACAAGTGGTTCGATGTCGCCGCGATGCTGAAAGACGTCGGCAAGCGGCCGTTCATCACCGTCGGTTTTGCCGCGTTCCTGCTGCTGATTCCGCTCGCGGCGACGTCGCCACGCGCGATGGCGCGCAAGCTCGGCCGGCATTGGCAGCAACTGCATCGCGCGATCTATGCGATCGCCGGGCTCGCGATCCTGCATTTCTGGTGGATGAAGGCGGGCAAGCACGACCTGATCCTGCCGAAGATTTACGGTGCGATCGTGATCGCGCTGCTTGGCTGGCGCTTGCTCGTGTGGGTGCGCGGACGGTTCTTCGAGCGGCAGCGGCTTTGA
- the msrP gene encoding protein-methionine-sulfoxide reductase catalytic subunit MsrP, which yields MWTKRGQRIQLQGGDIAASEITPRAVWENRRRVLQLAGMAGVAAAGGLFGISDPAFANYESPDAKAQKLAAKTNPKFVVVDKVTPYKDITTYNNFYEFGTDKGDPAENAHTLRPHPWRVSVEGEVKNAKVYDIDELLKVAPLEERVYRHRCVEGWSMVIPWVGFPLSELIKRAQPTGNAKYVQFITLADPSQMPGLAQPILDWPYSEGLRMDEAMNPLTLLTVGVYGQVLPNQNGAPIRVVLPWKYGFKSAKSLVKIRFVEQQPPTSWNTEAPNEYGFYSNVNPNVDHPRWSQATERRIGEDGFFTPKRKTLMFNGYGDLVASMYQGMDLRKFF from the coding sequence ATGTGGACCAAGCGAGGACAGCGAATTCAATTGCAGGGCGGCGACATCGCTGCGAGCGAAATCACGCCGCGCGCCGTATGGGAGAACCGGCGGCGCGTGTTGCAACTGGCGGGCATGGCGGGTGTGGCCGCGGCGGGCGGCCTCTTCGGCATCAGCGATCCGGCGTTCGCCAACTACGAGTCGCCCGACGCGAAGGCGCAGAAGCTCGCGGCGAAGACCAATCCGAAGTTCGTCGTCGTCGACAAGGTCACGCCGTACAAGGACATCACGACCTATAACAACTTCTACGAATTCGGCACTGACAAGGGCGATCCGGCGGAAAATGCGCATACGCTGCGGCCGCATCCGTGGCGCGTGAGCGTCGAGGGCGAGGTCAAGAACGCGAAGGTCTACGATATCGATGAGCTGCTCAAAGTCGCGCCGCTCGAGGAGCGCGTGTACCGGCACCGCTGCGTCGAGGGGTGGTCGATGGTGATTCCGTGGGTCGGCTTCCCGCTTTCCGAGTTGATCAAGCGCGCGCAGCCGACCGGCAACGCGAAGTATGTGCAATTCATCACGCTCGCGGACCCGTCGCAGATGCCTGGGCTCGCCCAGCCGATTCTCGACTGGCCGTATTCGGAAGGTCTGCGGATGGACGAGGCGATGAATCCGTTGACGCTGTTGACGGTCGGCGTCTACGGGCAGGTGCTGCCGAATCAGAACGGCGCGCCGATTCGCGTCGTTCTGCCGTGGAAGTACGGCTTCAAGAGCGCGAAGTCGCTGGTGAAGATCCGCTTTGTCGAACAGCAGCCGCCGACGAGCTGGAATACCGAGGCGCCGAACGAGTACGGCTTTTATTCGAACGTGAACCCGAACGTCGATCACCCGCGCTGGAGCCAGGCGACCGAACGGCGTATCGGCGAGGACGGGTTCTTCACGCCGAAGCGCAAGACGCTGATGTTCAACGGCTACGGGGATCTCGTCGCTTCGATGTATCAGGGTATGGATTTGCGGAAATTCTTCTGA
- the ccsB gene encoding c-type cytochrome biogenesis protein CcsB, which translates to MDLTQVSASQPKPRPASAAPAGLYDERPFLKRLNAFDWLFALAMVAGAGFALSRYHAFMNYYDKLVLVCSVPVFVVLGWRWKPVRLLIAGIAVLSLFAIQTYQGDLTRADSAFFLKYFLSSQSAILWMSALFVLATLFYWIGMLSRSPSGGAIGSKLTWAAVLMGFTGMMVRWYESYLIGADVGHIPISNLYEVFVLFSLITALFYLYYEQHYSTRALGAFVLLIISAAVGFLMWYSISRDAQQIQPLVPALQSWWMKIHVPANFIGYGSFALSAMVGVAYLMKERGVLADRLPELDVLDDVMYKSIAVGFAFFTIATILGALWAAEAWGGYWSWDPKETWALIVWLNYAAWLHMRLMKGLRGAVAAWWALTGLLVTTFAFLGVNMFLSGLHSYGKL; encoded by the coding sequence ATGGATTTGACACAAGTCTCCGCGTCTCAACCCAAGCCACGGCCCGCGTCGGCCGCTCCCGCCGGCTTGTACGACGAGCGCCCTTTCCTCAAGCGTCTTAACGCATTCGACTGGCTGTTCGCGCTCGCGATGGTCGCCGGAGCGGGGTTCGCGCTATCGCGCTACCACGCCTTCATGAACTACTACGACAAGCTCGTGCTGGTGTGCTCGGTGCCCGTGTTCGTCGTGCTGGGGTGGCGCTGGAAGCCGGTGCGCTTGCTGATTGCTGGCATCGCTGTGCTGTCGCTGTTCGCGATTCAGACCTACCAAGGCGATCTGACGCGCGCGGATTCGGCGTTTTTTCTGAAGTATTTCCTGTCGAGCCAGTCGGCGATTCTTTGGATGAGCGCGCTCTTCGTGCTCGCTACGCTGTTCTACTGGATCGGCATGCTGTCGCGCTCGCCGTCGGGCGGCGCGATCGGCTCCAAGCTCACCTGGGCCGCCGTGCTGATGGGCTTCACGGGCATGATGGTGCGCTGGTACGAGTCGTATCTGATCGGCGCCGATGTCGGACACATCCCCATCTCGAACTTGTATGAAGTGTTCGTCCTGTTCAGCCTCATCACGGCGCTTTTCTACTTGTACTACGAGCAGCACTACAGCACGCGCGCGCTCGGGGCGTTTGTCCTCTTGATCATCAGCGCCGCGGTCGGCTTTCTGATGTGGTACTCGATCTCGCGCGACGCGCAGCAGATCCAGCCGCTCGTGCCGGCGCTGCAAAGCTGGTGGATGAAGATCCACGTGCCGGCGAACTTCATCGGCTACGGCAGCTTTGCGTTGTCGGCGATGGTCGGCGTGGCGTACCTGATGAAAGAGCGCGGGGTGCTGGCCGACCGCCTGCCGGAACTCGACGTGCTCGACGACGTGATGTACAAGTCGATCGCCGTCGGCTTCGCGTTCTTCACGATCGCGACGATCCTCGGCGCGCTGTGGGCCGCCGAAGCCTGGGGCGGCTACTGGAGCTGGGACCCGAAGGAGACCTGGGCGCTGATCGTCTGGCTGAACTACGCGGCGTGGCTGCACATGCGCTTGATGAAGGGGCTGCGCGGCGCGGTCGCTGCCTGGTGGGCGCTGACTGGCCTGTTGGTCACGACGTTCGCGTTCCTCGGCGTCAACATGTTCCTGTCCGGCTTGCATAGTTACGGCAAGCTGTAA
- a CDS encoding cytochrome c biogenesis protein ResB, giving the protein MSVTTSGYELKSGQRAVKSAVELLSSMRFAIALLVILSIASIIGTVLTQDDPYPNYVNQFGPFWADIFRSLSLYTVYSSWWFMLILGFLIVSISLCVLRNAPKMIADMKSWKDKVREGSLRAFHHKAEFGVHGTRANTAATLGTLSGKLGYKFVTRESDGATLIAAKRGAMTRIGYIFAHLAIVIICIGGLLDSNLPIKLQMWLFNKTPVDTSAVISEITPNHRLSSSNPTFRGYAWVPEGQHVSTAILNQPNGSLIQDLPFSIQLNKFIVDYYSTGMPKLFASDIVVIDHKTGKEIPARVEVNKPFEYDGVSIYQSSFQDGGSQMTMTAWPMVGDNAKTYPFGGAIGASAPLGASMAAIPGTAGETVEFSDFRAINVENVTDANGSNDVRGVAHKTLAEELDQRLGSGAKTQNPLTLHNVGPSVQYKIRGTDGQAREFNNYMLPVDVNGERMFLAGMRTTPNDPFRYLRIPADSGGTLKEWMQLRAALANPALRAQAAQRFAERSVTDQNAALRDHLQDSALRVLTLFAGADIGIGNGADGHPLGGYQAVATFIDRSVPKDEQQKAASLLLRMLEGSTWDLWQIAREQAGEPDMKPDADAIRFVQSSINALSDSFLYGSPVFLQLDSYKQVQASVFQLTRAPGKKVVYLGSLLLVLGIFSMFYVRERRLWFWLKDTATGTSVVMAMSTARKTLDFEKEFARTRDAVGATLGVAATEAAANSATNSTVEPSRDASAPHDRSAPPSSGSQNSTR; this is encoded by the coding sequence ATGAGCGTCACCACGTCGGGTTATGAGTTGAAGTCGGGTCAGCGGGCGGTCAAGAGCGCCGTCGAATTGCTGAGTTCGATGCGGTTCGCGATTGCGCTACTCGTGATTCTGTCGATCGCGAGCATCATCGGCACGGTGCTGACTCAGGACGATCCGTACCCCAACTACGTCAATCAGTTCGGTCCGTTCTGGGCCGATATCTTCCGTTCGCTGAGCCTGTACACCGTCTACAGCTCGTGGTGGTTCATGCTCATCCTGGGCTTTCTCATCGTGTCGATCTCGCTGTGCGTGCTGCGCAATGCGCCGAAGATGATCGCCGACATGAAGAGCTGGAAGGACAAAGTGCGCGAAGGCAGCCTGCGCGCGTTCCATCACAAGGCGGAGTTCGGTGTGCACGGCACGCGCGCGAATACCGCGGCGACGCTCGGCACGCTCTCGGGCAAGCTCGGCTACAAGTTCGTCACGCGCGAGAGCGACGGCGCCACGTTGATCGCGGCCAAGCGCGGTGCAATGACGAGGATTGGTTATATCTTTGCGCACCTCGCGATCGTCATCATCTGCATCGGCGGCCTGCTCGACAGCAACCTGCCCATCAAGCTGCAGATGTGGCTCTTCAACAAGACGCCGGTCGATACGAGCGCGGTCATCAGCGAGATCACGCCGAACCACCGTCTGTCGTCGTCGAATCCGACGTTCCGCGGCTACGCTTGGGTGCCCGAGGGACAGCATGTGTCGACGGCGATCCTGAATCAGCCGAACGGCTCGCTGATTCAAGACCTGCCGTTCTCGATTCAGTTGAACAAGTTCATCGTCGACTATTACTCGACCGGCATGCCGAAGCTCTTCGCGAGCGACATCGTCGTGATCGATCACAAGACCGGCAAGGAGATTCCGGCGCGGGTCGAGGTGAACAAGCCGTTCGAGTACGACGGCGTGTCGATCTACCAATCGAGCTTCCAGGACGGCGGCTCGCAGATGACGATGACCGCTTGGCCGATGGTGGGCGACAACGCGAAGACCTATCCGTTCGGCGGGGCGATCGGGGCGTCGGCGCCATTGGGCGCGTCGATGGCGGCGATTCCCGGCACGGCAGGGGAGACGGTCGAATTCAGCGATTTCCGTGCGATCAACGTCGAAAATGTCACGGACGCGAATGGCAGCAACGACGTGCGCGGCGTCGCGCACAAAACGCTCGCCGAAGAGCTCGACCAGCGGCTCGGCTCGGGCGCGAAGACGCAGAATCCGCTGACGCTGCACAATGTCGGCCCGTCGGTGCAGTACAAGATCCGCGGCACCGATGGCCAGGCGCGCGAGTTCAACAACTACATGCTGCCCGTCGACGTGAATGGCGAGCGCATGTTCCTGGCCGGCATGCGCACGACGCCGAACGATCCGTTCCGCTATCTGCGCATTCCCGCCGACAGCGGCGGCACGCTCAAGGAATGGATGCAGTTGCGCGCGGCGCTTGCCAACCCGGCGCTGCGTGCTCAAGCTGCCCAACGCTTTGCCGAGCGTTCGGTGACCGATCAGAACGCTGCGCTGCGCGACCATCTGCAGGACAGCGCGCTGCGCGTTCTCACCCTATTTGCCGGCGCGGACATCGGCATCGGCAACGGCGCGGACGGCCATCCGCTCGGCGGCTACCAGGCGGTCGCGACCTTTATCGACCGTTCGGTGCCGAAGGATGAGCAGCAAAAAGCGGCATCTTTGCTGCTGCGCATGCTCGAAGGCTCGACCTGGGACCTTTGGCAGATCGCGCGAGAGCAAGCCGGCGAGCCCGACATGAAGCCCGACGCCGACGCCATCCGCTTCGTCCAAAGCTCGATCAACGCGCTATCCGACAGCTTTTTGTATGGATCACCGGTCTTCTTGCAGCTCGACTCATATAAGCAGGTGCAAGCTTCGGTATTTCAGTTGACGCGCGCACCCGGCAAAAAAGTGGTGTATCTTGGCAGCCTGTTGCTCGTGCTCGGCATCTTTTCGATGTTCTATGTGCGCGAGCGGCGACTCTGGTTCTGGCTCAAGGACACCGCCACGGGCACTTCCGTGGTGATGGCGATGTCGACGGCGCGCAAGACGCTCGACTTCGAAAAAGAATTCGCGCGCACGCGCGATGCAGTCGGGGCCACGCTGGGCGTCGCAGCAACGGAAGCTGCGGCTAATTCGGCCACGAATTCGACGGTCGAACCGTCCCGTGACGCAAGCGCTCCCCACGACAGAAGCGCCCCGCCATCCTCCGGTTCGCAGAATTCCACTCGGTAA
- a CDS encoding c-type cytochrome has product MNRLCKTLMVLQVTVAAGLMGLAGQSGAAEAAKPDLNRGQQIATQVCAACHGADGNSATGAFPKLAGQHQEYLVKQLKDFKVQAGAKVAARKNDVMAGFAGALSDQDMINVAAYFASQTSKPGFAHDKSTIALGQQIYRGGIADKGVPACASCHGPTGQGMPIQYPRLSWQWQDYTVAQLTAFQQGSGARNNNEAMHTIASRLSENEIKAVADYIAGLH; this is encoded by the coding sequence ATGAATCGACTGTGCAAGACTTTGATGGTGCTTCAAGTAACGGTAGCAGCAGGTTTGATGGGGTTGGCAGGGCAGTCTGGAGCGGCGGAAGCCGCCAAGCCGGATTTGAATCGGGGTCAGCAAATCGCCACGCAGGTCTGTGCCGCGTGTCATGGCGCAGACGGCAACAGTGCCACGGGCGCGTTCCCGAAGCTCGCGGGGCAGCATCAGGAATATCTCGTCAAGCAGCTCAAGGATTTCAAGGTGCAGGCCGGCGCGAAAGTCGCCGCGCGCAAGAATGACGTCATGGCTGGCTTTGCCGGCGCGCTATCCGATCAGGACATGATCAACGTCGCGGCCTATTTCGCCTCGCAGACGTCGAAACCCGGGTTCGCGCACGACAAGAGCACGATTGCGCTGGGGCAGCAGATCTACCGCGGCGGCATCGCGGACAAGGGCGTGCCGGCGTGCGCAAGCTGCCATGGTCCGACCGGGCAGGGGATGCCGATCCAGTATCCGCGTCTGTCGTGGCAATGGCAGGACTACACGGTCGCGCAGTTGACGGCGTTCCAGCAAGGTTCGGGCGCGCGCAACAACAACGAAGCGATGCATACGATTGCGTCCCGCTTGTCGGAGAACGAAATCAAGGCAGTCGCGGATTACATTGCGGGTCTGCATTAG